The Ornithinimicrobium faecis genome includes a window with the following:
- a CDS encoding Lrp/AsnC ligand binding domain-containing protein, with protein sequence MVQAYILIQTEVGKSGVVSRAVGELEGVVKSEDVTGPYDVIARVEAPSVDDLGRQVISQIQEVPHITRTTTCTVVHL encoded by the coding sequence ATGGTCCAGGCATACATCCTCATCCAGACCGAGGTCGGCAAGTCGGGTGTCGTCTCGCGCGCGGTGGGCGAGCTCGAGGGCGTCGTGAAGTCCGAGGACGTGACCGGCCCCTACGACGTCATCGCACGCGTCGAGGCTCCGAGCGTGGATGACCTTGGGCGACAGGTGATCTCGCAGATCCAGGAGGTCCCGCACATCACCCGCACCACGACCTGCACGGTGGTCCACCTCTGA
- a CDS encoding DUF3515 family protein yields MLTVALVLSSCTSAVKVAPFDGAETPECHAVGAQWPSTVGDAQWRETAVDSVTVAAWGDPAIIARCGAIPPGPTDDLCLDIAGVDWIVEELDDGTSFTTYGRSPAIQVLVPDAYDTPPLLLPAFVPAAEVIEQGPNRCS; encoded by the coding sequence ATACTCACGGTTGCCCTGGTGCTGAGCAGCTGCACCTCCGCGGTCAAGGTGGCCCCCTTCGACGGCGCCGAGACCCCGGAGTGCCACGCGGTCGGCGCACAGTGGCCGAGCACGGTCGGCGACGCGCAGTGGCGCGAGACGGCCGTCGACTCGGTGACGGTGGCGGCGTGGGGAGACCCGGCGATCATCGCCCGGTGCGGTGCCATCCCACCCGGGCCGACCGACGACCTGTGCCTGGACATCGCTGGCGTGGACTGGATCGTCGAGGAGCTCGACGACGGCACGTCCTTCACGACCTACGGACGCAGTCCGGCGATCCAGGTGCTGGTGCCCGACGCGTATGACACCCCTCCCCTGCTGCTGCCGGCGTTCGTGCCCGCAGCAGAGGTCATCGAGCAGGGCCCCAACCGCTGCTCGTGA
- a CDS encoding D-alanine--D-alanine ligase family protein codes for MDTQPTPQTPSQADTGRITVALVFGGRSAEHAISCATAASVLKAIDRDRYDVVPIGITREGRWVQVADDPTPLEITAGRLPEVPDSASTVVLPLGAGSNTVTVSEPGQVPRLLSEVDVVFPLLHGPFGEDGTIQGLFELADIHYVGCGVLASAAMMDKAFMKAVFANAGLPVGPYVVITDLQWRRDKAAALDAVHALHFPVFVKPARAGSSVGITRVEDPAQLEAAVEAARVHDPKVVVEAGVVGRELEVGVLGGHGSDAPRVSEVGEIVVQGEHAFYDFEAKYLDEANVVISSPAEVSDPVREEIQRIAAVAFEAAGCEGISRVDCFLTESGDVLINEINTMPGFTPFSMYPQVWAASGVSYPELIDELITLALERRTGLR; via the coding sequence ATGGACACCCAGCCCACGCCCCAGACGCCCTCCCAAGCCGACACCGGTCGGATCACCGTCGCCCTGGTCTTCGGTGGCCGCTCGGCCGAGCACGCCATCTCGTGTGCGACGGCCGCCAGCGTGCTGAAGGCCATCGACCGGGACCGTTATGACGTGGTGCCCATCGGCATCACCCGGGAGGGCCGCTGGGTGCAGGTCGCCGACGACCCGACACCGCTGGAGATCACTGCCGGACGCCTGCCTGAGGTGCCCGACAGCGCCAGCACCGTCGTCCTGCCGCTGGGCGCCGGGAGCAACACGGTGACCGTCTCAGAGCCGGGCCAGGTGCCGCGCCTCCTGTCCGAGGTCGATGTCGTCTTCCCCCTGCTGCACGGCCCGTTCGGTGAGGACGGCACGATCCAGGGCCTGTTCGAGCTGGCCGACATCCACTATGTCGGCTGCGGTGTGCTGGCCTCGGCCGCGATGATGGACAAGGCCTTCATGAAGGCGGTCTTTGCCAACGCTGGCCTGCCGGTGGGGCCCTATGTCGTGATCACCGACCTGCAGTGGCGGCGCGACAAGGCTGCCGCCCTGGACGCCGTGCACGCGCTGCACTTCCCGGTCTTCGTCAAGCCCGCGCGCGCCGGCTCGTCCGTGGGCATCACCCGCGTCGAGGACCCGGCCCAGTTGGAGGCCGCAGTCGAGGCGGCTCGCGTCCACGACCCCAAGGTGGTGGTCGAGGCGGGCGTGGTCGGACGTGAGCTGGAGGTCGGCGTGCTCGGTGGACACGGCAGCGACGCCCCCCGGGTGAGCGAGGTCGGCGAGATCGTGGTCCAGGGAGAGCACGCCTTCTATGACTTCGAGGCGAAATATCTCGATGAGGCCAACGTCGTGATCTCCAGCCCCGCCGAGGTCTCCGATCCGGTGCGCGAGGAGATCCAGCGGATTGCCGCCGTGGCCTTCGAGGCGGCAGGCTGCGAGGGGATCTCGCGCGTCGACTGCTTCCTGACCGAGTCCGGCGACGTGCTGATCAACGAGATCAACACGATGCCCGGGTTCACCCCGTTCTCGATGTATCCCCAGGTCTGGGCCGCTTCCGGGGTGAGTTATCCCGAGCTCATCGACGAGCTGATCACCCTCGCTCTCGAGCGTCGCACCGGCCTGCGCTGA
- a CDS encoding NAD(P)H-dependent glycerol-3-phosphate dehydrogenase — MTRTAVFGSGSWGTAFAAILADAGGEVVLHARRAEVAEAINSDHVNAAYLPELTLPETVSATTDPAAAARGAEMIVLAIPAQTVRANLGEWGHHLPTGAPVVSLMKGIELGTGLRMSEVIQQVADVSRDQVVVVSGPNLSREIAAKQPAASVVACSDLGTAEQVAQACASAYFRPYTQTDVVGAEVGGAVKNVIALAVGMAQGLGYGDNTKATIITRGLAETARLGAALGADPATLMGLAGVGDLIATCMSPLSRNHSFGVNLGQGMSVEEVVAITSQTAEGVKSCRSVLDLAATHGVDMPICAGVTAVVENVMGVAELGDELMARPHKHERH, encoded by the coding sequence ATGACGCGCACCGCAGTTTTTGGCAGCGGCTCGTGGGGCACGGCCTTCGCCGCGATCCTGGCCGACGCGGGCGGGGAGGTCGTGCTGCACGCACGCCGCGCCGAGGTGGCCGAGGCCATCAACTCCGACCACGTGAACGCCGCCTATCTGCCCGAGCTCACCCTGCCCGAGACGGTCTCTGCCACAACCGATCCGGCAGCTGCGGCCCGCGGGGCCGAGATGATCGTGCTGGCCATACCCGCACAGACCGTGCGCGCCAACCTCGGGGAGTGGGGACACCACCTGCCGACCGGGGCACCGGTGGTCTCCTTGATGAAGGGCATTGAGCTGGGCACCGGGTTGCGGATGAGTGAGGTGATCCAGCAGGTCGCCGACGTCTCCCGCGACCAGGTCGTGGTGGTCTCCGGGCCCAACCTCTCGCGGGAGATCGCCGCGAAGCAGCCGGCCGCCTCGGTGGTGGCCTGCAGTGATCTGGGCACGGCCGAGCAGGTCGCCCAGGCCTGCGCCAGCGCCTACTTTCGGCCCTACACCCAAACGGACGTCGTCGGCGCTGAGGTCGGAGGTGCCGTCAAGAACGTGATCGCGCTCGCCGTCGGCATGGCACAGGGGCTGGGCTATGGCGACAACACCAAGGCCACGATCATCACGCGCGGGTTGGCCGAGACGGCCCGTCTCGGCGCAGCGCTCGGCGCCGACCCGGCGACCCTGATGGGCCTGGCCGGCGTCGGTGACCTCATCGCCACCTGCATGTCCCCGCTGTCGCGCAACCACTCCTTCGGCGTCAACCTCGGCCAGGGCATGTCGGTGGAGGAGGTCGTGGCGATCACCAGCCAGACCGCCGAGGGCGTCAAATCCTGTCGGTCCGTCCTGGACCTGGCAGCCACCCACGGCGTCGACATGCCGATCTGCGCCGGGGTCACGGCCGTCGTCGAGAATGTGATGGGCGTGGCTGAGCTCGGCGACGAGTTGATGGCCCGGCCCCACAAGCACGAGCGCCACTGA
- a CDS encoding lysophospholipid acyltransferase family protein, protein MEPQPLRTQTPLAYRGVIATLRPVLARVTRQEWSGGEHLPESGGFIVAGNHISEIDPFMVAHYLVNHGWAPRFLAKSGLFEIPLVGRALHCLGQVPVYRGTRKASDSLRDAADAVAGGDCVVIMPEGTLTREPGMWPMKAKNGVGRLALMTGAPVIPIAQWGVQNLLPPYARRPRGLLSRHAMHVRAGAPVDLADLVGRTDSAAATEATERIMTALTEVLAEIRNEEPPAERFVWDGKSRP, encoded by the coding sequence GTGGAACCACAGCCGCTTCGCACCCAGACCCCGTTGGCCTACCGGGGGGTGATCGCCACGCTGCGCCCGGTGCTGGCCCGGGTGACCCGGCAGGAATGGAGCGGAGGGGAGCACCTGCCCGAGTCCGGGGGGTTCATCGTTGCTGGCAACCACATCTCCGAGATCGATCCGTTCATGGTGGCGCACTATCTGGTCAACCACGGCTGGGCACCGCGCTTCCTGGCCAAGTCGGGTCTGTTCGAGATCCCGTTGGTCGGCCGTGCCCTGCACTGCCTGGGTCAGGTGCCGGTCTATCGAGGCACCCGAAAGGCCTCTGACTCGCTGCGTGACGCCGCGGACGCCGTCGCTGGTGGGGACTGCGTCGTGATCATGCCCGAGGGCACCCTGACCCGGGAGCCGGGGATGTGGCCGATGAAGGCCAAGAACGGGGTCGGCCGCCTCGCCCTGATGACCGGTGCACCCGTCATCCCGATCGCCCAGTGGGGCGTGCAGAATCTGCTGCCTCCCTATGCCCGACGACCACGGGGCCTGCTCTCCCGGCACGCGATGCACGTGCGAGCCGGCGCACCGGTCGATCTCGCCGACCTGGTGGGGCGCACCGACTCGGCCGCAGCGACCGAGGCGACCGAGCGGATCATGACCGCGCTGACGGAGGTCCTGGCCGAGATTCGCAACGAGGAGCCGCCGGCGGAGCGGTTTGTGTGGGACGGGAAGTCGAGGCCATGA
- the cofC gene encoding 2-phospho-L-lactate guanylyltransferase has protein sequence MSDRVRWRLVVPVKEASIAKSRLQPPPPLSRPALARALAQDTLEAVCRGLPPADVVTVTSDDHIAAIAASLGCTVVDDPGAGLNAAVREGLQVASVPGAAVAVLLGDLPALRAEDLLAGLAACGQHERAVVPDLLGTGTVLLTGGPGVTLTPRFGTGSAARHAERAVTLALDLPRLRQDVDDLADLTAAAQLGVGPHTARVLAEAAAHADVAPAN, from the coding sequence GTGTCTGATCGAGTCCGCTGGCGGCTGGTGGTCCCGGTCAAAGAGGCCAGCATCGCCAAGAGCCGCCTGCAGCCACCCCCACCCCTGTCCCGGCCTGCCCTGGCCAGGGCCCTGGCCCAGGACACCCTGGAGGCCGTATGCCGTGGCCTGCCTCCCGCAGACGTCGTCACCGTCACCTCGGATGACCACATCGCGGCGATCGCCGCATCGCTCGGGTGCACCGTGGTGGACGACCCCGGCGCTGGTCTCAACGCCGCGGTCCGCGAGGGGCTGCAGGTCGCGTCCGTCCCCGGCGCCGCGGTCGCCGTCCTGCTGGGTGACCTGCCCGCGCTGCGGGCCGAGGACCTGTTGGCCGGACTCGCCGCGTGTGGCCAGCACGAACGAGCCGTTGTCCCTGATCTGTTGGGGACCGGCACGGTCCTGCTGACCGGTGGACCCGGCGTCACGTTGACCCCCCGCTTTGGCACCGGCTCGGCGGCACGACACGCGGAGCGGGCCGTCACGCTGGCCCTCGACCTGCCCCGGTTGCGGCAGGACGTCGATGACCTGGCCGACCTGACCGCCGCCGCTCAACTCGGGGTGGGCCCGCACACCGCGCGGGTCCTGGCAGAGGCGGCGGCCCACGCGGACGTGGCTCCCGCAAACTAG
- a CDS encoding HU family DNA-binding protein, whose amino-acid sequence MNKAELIDRLSTPLGSRRDATLAVEALVDVVIREVAAGGSVGITGFGTFERADRAPRTGRNPRTGESVPIPGTSTPRFRPGTYFKEVLSDPKALPAEGLAGGRAPAGGSGATQGKAKSTTTGSTRKKAAPRKTTTAKTTASKTTASKTTASKTTASKTTASKTTASKTATSKPAARKPAASKLVAAKDVAAVETKLKDSARKTLKKSHDADKKSKKAKDAKADKPSKSDGGKKKDKKSKKK is encoded by the coding sequence GTGAACAAGGCAGAGTTGATCGACAGGCTGAGCACCCCCTTGGGGAGCCGCCGAGATGCCACCCTGGCCGTCGAGGCGTTAGTCGATGTCGTGATCCGTGAGGTCGCCGCTGGTGGCAGCGTCGGCATCACTGGGTTCGGCACCTTTGAGCGCGCTGATCGCGCCCCCCGCACGGGGCGCAACCCCCGGACGGGCGAGAGCGTCCCGATCCCCGGCACGAGCACACCGCGTTTTCGCCCCGGCACCTACTTCAAGGAGGTCCTGAGCGACCCCAAGGCGCTGCCCGCTGAGGGCCTGGCCGGTGGGCGCGCTCCGGCGGGTGGTTCCGGTGCCACCCAGGGCAAGGCGAAGAGCACAACGACGGGCAGCACCCGCAAGAAGGCCGCGCCCCGCAAGACCACGACGGCTAAGACCACGGCAAGCAAGACCACGGCAAGTAAGACCACGGCAAGCAAGACCACGGCGAGCAAGACCACGGCAAGCAAGACCACGGCGAGCAAGACGGCAACGAGCAAACCTGCGGCGCGCAAGCCCGCGGCCTCGAAACTGGTGGCCGCCAAGGACGTGGCCGCAGTGGAGACCAAGCTCAAGGACTCAGCTCGCAAGACCCTGAAGAAGTCTCACGACGCGGACAAGAAGTCCAAGAAGGCCAAGGACGCCAAGGCGGACAAACCGAGCAAGTCCGACGGTGGCAAGAAGAAGGACAAGAAGTCCAAGAAGAAGTAG
- the gltX gene encoding glutamate--tRNA ligase — protein sequence MSMFDLAFARQQGGRFILRIEDTDRARFQEDSEQQIYDTLSWLGLNWDEGPDKGGPCAPYRQSERLDTYRPYAERLLAEGHAYLCWCSGERLAQMREKQQKLKQPTGYDRLCHGKTREERAELPGFSETPVVRMFIPEDAPLVFTDLVRGEVSAPRPDDQVIVKADGFPTYHLAVVVDDHEMGITHVVRGEEWISSTPKHVLLYQWLGLPVPAFAHMPLLRDEKKAKISKRKSPWARLTWFKEQGYLPEALVNFLALLGYPPIIEEDGTEREVFTFEEFSAGFDWGKVNKVGPVFNLEKLNWLNGHYLRQLEPGEVATRLLPYLQTAGVLSDQPSLPELGRLKAVAELVQTRIVILTDAMPLIAPFYTPDAELPIADDARGQLKDDAGGVLDAALAALEPIDGAITDTLDVQPDWNHERIEQALRAALVEGLGIKPKFAFGPLRTAVSGQRISPPLFESMEILGKASTLARLTRLRDELVTAAG from the coding sequence ATGTCGATGTTCGACCTGGCGTTTGCCCGCCAGCAGGGCGGCCGGTTCATTCTGCGCATCGAGGACACCGACCGGGCCCGGTTCCAGGAGGACAGCGAGCAGCAGATCTATGACACGCTCTCCTGGCTCGGGCTCAACTGGGACGAGGGACCCGACAAGGGTGGGCCGTGTGCGCCCTACCGGCAGTCTGAGCGGTTGGACACCTACCGGCCGTATGCCGAGCGTCTCCTTGCCGAGGGCCACGCCTACCTGTGCTGGTGCTCGGGGGAGCGGCTCGCGCAGATGCGCGAGAAGCAGCAGAAGCTCAAGCAGCCCACGGGCTATGACCGGCTCTGCCACGGCAAGACGCGCGAGGAGCGGGCCGAGCTGCCCGGCTTCAGCGAGACCCCGGTCGTGCGCATGTTCATCCCTGAGGACGCACCGTTGGTTTTCACCGACCTGGTGCGCGGGGAGGTTTCCGCGCCGCGGCCCGATGACCAGGTGATCGTCAAGGCCGATGGGTTCCCGACCTATCACCTGGCCGTGGTGGTGGACGACCACGAGATGGGGATCACCCACGTCGTGCGCGGCGAGGAGTGGATCTCCAGCACGCCCAAGCACGTGCTGCTCTATCAGTGGCTCGGCCTGCCGGTCCCGGCGTTCGCGCACATGCCCCTGCTGCGTGATGAGAAGAAGGCCAAGATCTCCAAGCGCAAGAGCCCGTGGGCGCGGCTCACCTGGTTCAAGGAGCAGGGCTATCTGCCCGAGGCGTTGGTGAACTTCCTGGCGCTGCTCGGCTATCCGCCGATCATTGAGGAGGACGGCACTGAGCGGGAGGTCTTCACCTTCGAGGAGTTCAGCGCAGGCTTCGACTGGGGCAAGGTCAACAAGGTCGGCCCCGTCTTCAACCTCGAGAAGCTCAACTGGCTCAACGGGCACTACCTGCGTCAGCTCGAGCCCGGCGAGGTCGCCACCCGACTGCTGCCCTACCTGCAGACGGCGGGTGTCCTGTCTGACCAGCCGAGCCTGCCGGAGCTGGGTCGCCTCAAGGCCGTGGCGGAGCTGGTCCAGACGCGCATCGTGATCCTCACCGACGCTATGCCGCTGATCGCGCCGTTCTACACCCCCGATGCCGAGCTGCCGATCGCTGATGACGCCCGTGGCCAGCTCAAGGACGACGCCGGCGGCGTGCTCGACGCTGCCCTGGCGGCGCTGGAGCCCATCGACGGTGCCATCACCGACACCCTCGACGTCCAGCCGGACTGGAACCACGAGCGGATCGAGCAGGCGCTGCGTGCCGCGCTCGTCGAGGGACTGGGCATCAAGCCGAAGTTCGCCTTCGGGCCGCTGCGCACTGCAGTGTCCGGACAGCGGATCTCCCCGCCACTGTTCGAGTCGATGGAGATCCTGGGCAAGGCCTCGACCCTGGCACGACTCACCCGTCTGCGGGACGAGCTGGTGACTGCGGCAGGCTGA
- a CDS encoding DUF2017 family protein — protein MATMFRVRKGRFTATWDTGEVAIVLHLLRLTRDFVAPEREDTGDPFLDLVAGLGGTADPEEPSDPALRRLLPPAHRTDTEQAAEFRRLTEHTLRSRKAANLATAIAALTEALPESGDHEPTDPVKLTLDADQARAMTMALTDIRLILGERLEMRSEEDSERLHEEFAAAIQGQGEMDPSTVQQMAYYDFLTWVQESLTHALLR, from the coding sequence ATGGCGACGATGTTCCGTGTCCGCAAGGGGCGGTTCACCGCCACCTGGGACACCGGGGAGGTCGCGATTGTGCTCCACCTGCTGCGCCTGACCCGTGACTTCGTCGCGCCCGAGCGCGAGGACACCGGAGACCCGTTCCTGGACCTCGTTGCCGGTCTCGGTGGCACGGCGGACCCGGAGGAGCCCAGCGACCCGGCCCTGCGCCGGTTGTTGCCACCGGCTCACCGCACCGACACCGAGCAGGCCGCTGAGTTCCGACGCCTCACCGAACACACCCTGCGCTCGCGCAAGGCAGCCAACCTGGCGACCGCGATCGCTGCCCTCACCGAGGCGCTGCCAGAGAGCGGTGACCACGAGCCGACCGACCCGGTGAAACTCACCTTGGACGCGGACCAGGCGCGGGCCATGACGATGGCGCTGACCGACATCCGGCTGATCCTGGGGGAGCGGCTCGAGATGCGCAGCGAGGAGGACTCCGAGCGTCTGCACGAGGAGTTCGCCGCCGCGATCCAGGGCCAGGGGGAGATGGACCCCTCCACGGTCCAGCAGATGGCCTACTACGACTTCCTCACCTGGGTGCAGGAGTCCCTCACCCACGCGCTGCTGCGCTAG
- the clpS gene encoding ATP-dependent Clp protease adapter ClpS, which produces MSSFPSATGPAAPGPQEAGQVAVLDRPEVELPWVTIVWNDPVNLMSYVSWVFQSHFGYSKEKAEKLMMQVHEDGRSVVSSGTREKMEADTEAMHGYGLWATFQKDD; this is translated from the coding sequence ATGTCCTCATTCCCCTCGGCGACCGGCCCTGCTGCCCCCGGGCCACAGGAGGCCGGGCAGGTCGCTGTGCTGGACCGACCAGAGGTCGAGCTGCCCTGGGTGACCATCGTCTGGAACGACCCCGTCAACCTGATGTCCTACGTCTCCTGGGTCTTCCAGAGCCACTTCGGCTATTCGAAGGAGAAGGCCGAGAAGCTGATGATGCAGGTGCATGAGGACGGTCGGTCCGTGGTGTCCTCGGGGACGCGCGAGAAGATGGAGGCGGACACCGAGGCGATGCACGGCTACGGCCTCTGGGCGACCTTCCAGAAGGACGACTGA
- a CDS encoding sulfite exporter TauE/SafE family protein — protein MILGVPLWVLAVIALALLVGTMVQGLVGLGLGLVGAPVATLVAPELMPGLLLCTAVVLPVLQLAGNREQIDWRGLAWALPARLPGTVLGVWLVASFTERQLSVAVGVMVLAAVLLTWHTVTVPITPGTLVGAGIISGVTSTATSIGGPPIAILYQHRSPVQIRSTLAVYFALGAVISLAGLGISGQLQAREIWLAALFVPCLLVGLWLSRRVGARVSPVRIRNIMLAVCAASALALLVRALAG, from the coding sequence GTGATTCTCGGGGTTCCGCTGTGGGTGCTGGCGGTCATTGCGCTGGCCCTCCTGGTGGGGACCATGGTGCAGGGGCTGGTGGGCCTCGGGCTGGGACTCGTGGGCGCGCCGGTGGCCACTCTGGTCGCCCCGGAGCTGATGCCCGGCCTGCTGCTGTGCACCGCGGTGGTCCTGCCGGTGCTGCAGCTTGCCGGCAACCGCGAGCAGATCGACTGGCGCGGCCTGGCCTGGGCGCTGCCGGCCCGCCTCCCGGGCACGGTGCTCGGCGTGTGGTTGGTCGCCTCGTTCACCGAGCGCCAACTGTCGGTGGCCGTCGGGGTGATGGTGCTCGCAGCGGTCCTGCTCACCTGGCACACGGTGACGGTGCCGATCACTCCGGGCACCCTGGTCGGCGCGGGGATCATCTCTGGTGTCACCTCGACCGCGACCTCGATCGGCGGTCCTCCGATCGCGATCCTCTATCAACACCGATCCCCGGTGCAGATTCGCAGCACCCTGGCGGTCTACTTCGCTCTCGGTGCCGTCATCAGCCTCGCCGGGCTGGGCATCAGCGGGCAGTTGCAGGCCCGGGAGATCTGGCTGGCCGCGCTGTTCGTGCCCTGCCTGCTGGTCGGTCTGTGGCTCTCCCGGCGGGTGGGCGCACGCGTGTCACCGGTGCGCATCCGCAACATCATGCTGGCGGTCTGTGCCGCCTCGGCGCTGGCCCTGCTGGTGCGCGCCCTGGCGGGATGA